From a single Sinomonas atrocyanea genomic region:
- a CDS encoding SDR family NAD(P)-dependent oxidoreductase gives MSESSIVDFQMNFFSLKNKNAIVTGGNTGLGQAFTLALAKAGANVLAASIMPDDGRTAAMVEETGSKYSYVMSDITVAGNPKKVVDACVEEFGSVDILVNCAGRSINEPDVLKYTRSQWDPMVALNLTAAFEMAHECAQHMVRQRSGKIINICSVFTFLGGQWSPAYAATKHGIAGFTKAYCDELAQFGVQVNGIAPGYYATELTADTRANPEANQRVLDHIPANRWGQTQDLMGATVFLASRASDYVNGHILSVDGGYLVR, from the coding sequence ATGTCCGAGTCGAGCATCGTCGACTTCCAGATGAACTTCTTCTCCTTGAAGAACAAGAACGCCATCGTGACCGGCGGCAACACCGGCCTCGGCCAGGCCTTCACCCTTGCGCTGGCGAAGGCGGGAGCCAACGTCCTCGCGGCCAGCATCATGCCGGACGACGGCCGCACCGCGGCGATGGTGGAGGAGACCGGGTCGAAGTACTCCTACGTCATGTCCGACATCACCGTCGCCGGGAACCCCAAGAAGGTCGTCGACGCGTGCGTCGAGGAGTTCGGCAGCGTCGACATCCTCGTGAACTGCGCCGGCCGGAGCATCAACGAGCCCGACGTCCTCAAGTACACCCGCTCCCAGTGGGATCCGATGGTGGCGCTGAACCTCACGGCCGCCTTCGAGATGGCCCACGAGTGCGCCCAGCACATGGTCCGCCAGCGCAGCGGCAAGATCATCAACATCTGCTCGGTGTTCACCTTCCTCGGCGGCCAGTGGTCGCCCGCCTACGCCGCCACCAAGCATGGGATCGCCGGCTTCACCAAGGCCTACTGCGACGAACTGGCCCAGTTCGGGGTGCAGGTGAACGGGATCGCCCCCGGCTACTACGCCACCGAGCTCACCGCAGACACCCGGGCGAACCCCGAGGCCAACCAGCGGGTCCTGGACCACATCCCGGCCAACCGCTGGGGCCAGACCCAGGACCTCATGGGCGCCACCGTGTTCCTGGCCAGCCGGGCCTCC